The Magnolia sinica isolate HGM2019 chromosome 10, MsV1, whole genome shotgun sequence genome includes a window with the following:
- the LOC131217474 gene encoding xyloglucan O-acetyltransferase 4-like: MITLSTISQVEMPVDVYKDANDRFRTWYFPSHDFTLRTLWTKFLVVGTQRVINGSASSVFDIHVDKIDMQWAEKLHEIDYAIISDGHWFFRKMYLYEGDKLIGCVFCTDTNVTNVGLSFAIRRAFQTALKFVNGCNECRDLITLIRTFSPAHFEHGTWNDGGRCNRTMPLSEGKVNLGGTEWEVRNVQVEEVERAMMNGWKRYRVLDVTKAMLMRADGHPGSHWNNNGMDGYNDCVHWCLPGPIDAWNDLLLGVLKKEPSLH, translated from the coding sequence ATGATTACACTTTCCACCATTTCACAGGTAGAAATGCCGGTAGATGTGTACAAAGATGCCAACGACAGATTCCGAACCTGGTACTTCCCTTCCCATGATTTCACCCTCAGGACCCTCTGGACCAAATTCCTAGTGGTGGGCACTCAGAGAGTAATCAACGGTTCAGCTTCTAGCGTGTTCGACATACACGTTGACAAGATTGACATGCAGTGGGCTGAGAAGCTCCATGAGATCGACTACGCCATCATATCAGACGGCCACTGGTTCTTCAGAAAAATGTACCTCTACGAAGGCGATAAGCTTATAGGATGTGTGTTTTGCACTGATACAAATGTAACAAATGTCGGCCTTAGTTTCGCCATCCGTAGAGCTTTCCAAACTGCACTTAAGTTCGTGAACGGTTGCAATGAGTGTAGGGACCTGATCACTTTGATAAGGACATTCTCGCCGGCCCACTTCGAACATGGGACGTGGAATGATGGAGGAAGGTGTAATAGAACCATGCCATTGAGTGAAGGGAAGGTGAATTTAGGAGGGACTGAGTGGGAAGTTAGGAATGTTCAAGTGGAAGAGGTTGAGAGAGCTATGATGAATGGATGGAAGAGATACAGGGTCTTGGATGTGACCAAAGCCATGTTAATGAGGGCTGATGGACACCCTGGGTCCCACTGGAACAACAATGGGATGGACGGCTACAATGACTGCGTACATTGGTGCTTGCCAGGGCCCATCGATGCATGGAATGATTTGTTGTTGGGGGTGTTGAAGAAGGAACCATCCCTTCATTAA